DNA from Asanoa sp. WMMD1127:
GTGGCTGACCACGGTGGCCAGCCGGATCTGCCTCGACCAGCTCCGGTCGGCCCGCGCGCGGCGCGAGCGCTACGTCGGCGAGTGGGTGCCCGAGCCGCTCCCCGAGAACGCGACGGGCGTCACCGACCCAGCCGACCGCGTGACGCTCGACGAGTCGGTCAGCATGGCGTTCCTGGTGGTGCTCGACTCGATGACCCCGGCCGAGCGGGTCGCGTTCGTGCTGCACGACGTCTTCCGCTACCCGTTCGGGGAGGTGGCCGAGATCGTCGGGCGTACGCCGGCCGCCTGTCGCCAGCTCGCCTCCTCCGCCCGCAAGCGAATCGGCGACGCCCGCCCGTCGACGGCCCCGGACGCCCAGCGGGCCGGCCTGGTCCGCGACTTCAAGCGGGCCTGGGAGGCACAGGACATCGAGGGCCTGGTGGGCCTGCTCGACCCAGACGCGACCGCGGTCGGCGACGGCGGCGGCGTGGTCAACGCCGCGCCGCACCCCATCGTCGGCGGCCCCGATGTGGCGCGTTACATGGCCAACCTGGCGGTACGCGCCTCGGGCGTGACCCTGGTCGAGCGCACCGTCAACGGCGACCCCGGCCTGGTGGGCGTGCTGGACGGCACCACGGTGGTGGTGATGGCGTTCGACGTCGCCGGCGACCGGATCAGCCGCATCTGGGCGGTGCTCAACCCGGAGAAGCTGCGCCCCTGGGGCTAGCGATGCAGGGCCGCCGGTTCGGGGCAGCGGCCGGCGGACGCACGGCCCATCATGGCGGCTATGACACGCTTCCGGCGCGGCTATGCCGCCGCGATCGTGGTCGCCGCGGTGGGGATGCTCGCCGGCGGCCTGCTCTGGTTCGGCCTGCCCGTCGGCGGCGACCTGGGGCAGCGCTTCGACGCCGGCCGGCCCGTCACCGTCCATCTCGACGACGCCCGGCTCGCCATGATCTGGACCAGCGACGCGGCGGCCCAGCCCCGCTGCGACGTGGAACGCGTCGACGGGACGGGGCCCTCCGGCGTGGAGCTGATCTCGCAGCCCGACCAGGCGGTCGACCTCGACGCCGACGGGCGGACGTGGCGCGGGACCACGCTGGTCCGGGCCCAACCCGCCGGCGCCCATCGGCTGACGTGCGACACCGCCGGCGCGGTCGGTGAGCCGCCGTGGGGCTACGGGGCCAAAGCCCGCGCCCTTACGGCGATCACTGCCTTCTCCCTCGCCGTCGCGGGCGCGCTGGCCGGCGGCATCATCGCGCTCCGCACCGCCGCCCGCCGCGGGACGGCTACTTCGCGTTGAAGTAGTTGGCTTCCGGGTGGTGGACGATGATGGCGTCCGTGGCCTGTTCGGGGACCAGTTGGAACTCCTCCGACAGCGTCACGCCGATCCGGCCCGCCTCCAGGAGGTCGACCACCTTCGCGCGGTCTTCCAGGTCGGGGCAGGCCGGGTAGCCGAAGGCGTAGCGGCACCCGCGGTATTCCGTGCGCAGCAGGCCCGCCAACGTCGGCGGGTCCTCCGACGCGACCGTCTCACCCGACGGCAGCACCAGCTCCGAGCGGACCCGCTGGTGCCAGTACTCCGCCAGCGCCTCCGTCAGCTGCACCGACAGGCCGTGCACCTCCAGGTAGTCCCGGTACTCGTTGCGGGCGAACAGCTTCGCCGTGTATTCGCTGATCGGCTGGCCGACCGTGACCAGCTGCAGGGCCACCACGTCCGGTGCGGACGACGAGAAGAAGTCGGCCAGGCACAGCCGGCGCTCCTGGCGTTGGCGCGGGAACGAGAAGCGGGTCAGCTCCGCCGAGCCGTCCGGCGAGAGCACGATCAGGTCGTTGCCCGACGACCGGGCCGGGAAATAGCCATAGACCACCGACGCCTCGAGTACGTGGTCGGCGGCCAGGCGGTCCAGCCAGTACCGCAGCCGCGGGCGGCCCTCCGTCTCCACCAGCTCCTCGTAGGACGGTCCCCCGCCTCGGGCGCCGCGCAGGCCCCACTGGCCCAGGAACAGCGCCCGCTCGTCCAGCAACGCCGCGTACGAGGCCAGCGGCACGCCCTTGACCACCCGCGTCCCGAGGAACGGCGCGGTCGGGATGTCGACCGAGGAGGCGACGTCCGACCGGACCGAGTCGTCC
Protein-coding regions in this window:
- the sigJ gene encoding RNA polymerase sigma factor SigJ codes for the protein MADLNEIMSERRQLINVAYRLLGSLADAEDVVQETYARWYAMSRAQQEAVESPGAWLTTVASRICLDQLRSARARRERYVGEWVPEPLPENATGVTDPADRVTLDESVSMAFLVVLDSMTPAERVAFVLHDVFRYPFGEVAEIVGRTPAACRQLASSARKRIGDARPSTAPDAQRAGLVRDFKRAWEAQDIEGLVGLLDPDATAVGDGGGVVNAAPHPIVGGPDVARYMANLAVRASGVTLVERTVNGDPGLVGVLDGTTVVVMAFDVAGDRISRIWAVLNPEKLRPWG